The sequence below is a genomic window from Deltaproteobacteria bacterium.
TGGGAGCCAAGGCACCCGAATGTACCCAACAGAACTTCGGCCCCATCGGCACCGGCGCCTTCAAGGTGAAGGAGTTCCGGCCCAACGACGTGGTGCGCTACGAGATGAACGAGCGCTACCGCAACCCCGACCAGCCGGCCTTCGCCTCGGTCCTGGTGAAGGGCGGCGGCGACGCCGTGTCGGCGGCCCGGGCGGTGCTGGAAACCGGCGAGTTCGACTACGCCTGGAACCTCCAGGTGGAGCCCGAGATCCTCGCCGCCATGGAAAAGGCGGGCAAGGGCAAGGTGGTGTCGGCCTTCGGCACCCTGGTGGAGCGGCTGATCGTGCAGCTCGCCAATCCCGATCCCGCCCTGGGCGACAAGCGGTCCACCTACCAGGACGGCAAGAACCCCCATCCCTTCCTCTCGGATCCGGCGGTGCGGCGCGCGTTGTCCCTGGCCATCGACCGCAACATCCTGGTGGAGGCCGGCTACGGCCAGGCGGGCCGGGTGACCTGCAACGTCCTGCCGGCGCCGCCGGTCTACGCCTCCACGGCCAACGACTGGTGCAAGACCCAGGACGTCGCCGCCGCCAACAAGCTGCTGGACGAAGCCGGCTGGGTGCGCGGAGCCGACGGCATCCGCGCCAAGAACGGGGTACGCCTCTCGATCCTCTACCAGACCTCCACCAATTCCGTGCGCCAGGGCACCCAGGCGCTGATCAAGCAGATGTGGCGGCAGATCGGCGTCGAGACCGAGCTCAAGAACATCAGCGCGTCGGTGTTCTTCGGCAGCGACCCGGCGAGCCCGGACACCTACCAGAAGTTCTACGCCGACATCCAGATGTACGCCAACCAGTTCAACGGCACCGATCCCCAGGCCTACATGCAGGGATGGCTGTGCAAGGAGATCCCCGGGCCCGACAACCAGTGGATCGGCAACAACATGCCGCGCTACTGCGACGCGGAGTACGAGAAGCTCGCGGCGGAGTTGGCCAAGACCGCGGGCATCGAGAAGCGCGCGGCCATCGCCAGGCGCCTGAACGACATGCTGAT
It includes:
- a CDS encoding peptide ABC transporter substrate-binding protein encodes the protein MSRLRGLMLAAAVLVVFATAAYAQRGADGELRMLYWQAPSVLNPFLSGGTKDIHAAAFVIEPLARYDDDANMVPALAAEIPTVENGGVAADLKSVTWKLRKGVTWSDGTPFTAADVAFTATYCMHPDGGCNAAPRFENVAAVEAVDDHTVRISFKVAMPFPYGPFVGSTCPVIQKKQFEGCLGAKAPECTQQNFGPIGTGAFKVKEFRPNDVVRYEMNERYRNPDQPAFASVLVKGGGDAVSAARAVLETGEFDYAWNLQVEPEILAAMEKAGKGKVVSAFGTLVERLIVQLANPDPALGDKRSTYQDGKNPHPFLSDPAVRRALSLAIDRNILVEAGYGQAGRVTCNVLPAPPVYASTANDWCKTQDVAAANKLLDEAGWVRGADGIRAKNGVRLSILYQTSTNSVRQGTQALIKQMWRQIGVETELKNISASVFFGSDPASPDTYQKFYADIQMYANQFNGTDPQAYMQGWLCKEIPGPDNQWIGNNMPRYCDAEYEKLAAELAKTAGIEKRAAIARRLNDMLMDYGALIPLIHRGEVGAHALSLGGVQINAWDALQWNIQEWHRRK